The following proteins are encoded in a genomic region of Paenibacillus sp. FSL R7-0273:
- a CDS encoding toxic anion resistance protein, with protein sequence MSFTMEIPSTEKLRSVIAEEVKPEPEEVTQLKELARSNVSSILELDLESLEKRKAVLQSIDSFGMGTMRSSSDKNALLQVSVGNLSKTGDEGGQVAKGLTELHMQLKDLDPSAVDFAKSGLLGKFFNPLRHYFAKYQKADAVISDIIVSLDKGKTVLRNDNTTLEIEQQTLRELTKRLQKEIQLGLLMDQEIETQIEAAKVRGEDEDKVRFITEEVLFPLRQRVMDLQQMLVVNQQGIMAIEVVIRNNKELIRGVDRARNVTVSALKISVTVASALYNQKIVLKKIELLNQTTDNLISGTSRMLKEQGAAIHKQSLETSISADTLKQAFSDVLSALDSISSYKQEALPKMRDTISQFRELADQGEQQIKRLEKGSSLGL encoded by the coding sequence ATGTCTTTTACCATGGAAATTCCGAGTACTGAGAAGCTGAGGTCTGTCATTGCCGAGGAGGTAAAGCCTGAGCCTGAAGAGGTTACCCAATTAAAGGAGCTGGCCAGGAGCAATGTCTCCAGCATTCTGGAGCTTGATCTGGAATCTCTTGAGAAGCGCAAGGCGGTTCTCCAATCCATTGACAGCTTCGGAATGGGCACCATGCGTTCATCCTCTGACAAGAATGCCCTCCTCCAGGTATCTGTAGGCAATCTCTCCAAAACCGGTGATGAAGGCGGCCAGGTCGCCAAAGGCCTGACGGAGCTGCATATGCAGCTGAAGGACCTCGATCCGAGTGCCGTTGATTTTGCCAAAAGCGGGCTGTTAGGCAAATTTTTTAATCCGCTGCGCCATTATTTTGCCAAATACCAGAAGGCTGACGCAGTCATCTCCGATATTATTGTGTCACTGGATAAAGGGAAGACGGTTCTCAGAAACGATAATACAACACTTGAAATTGAACAGCAGACCCTGCGTGAGCTGACCAAACGGCTGCAAAAGGAAATTCAGCTCGGCCTGCTCATGGACCAGGAGATCGAGACACAGATTGAAGCAGCGAAGGTACGCGGGGAAGATGAAGATAAGGTCCGGTTTATTACCGAGGAGGTACTCTTCCCGCTCCGCCAGCGGGTAATGGATCTGCAGCAGATGCTGGTGGTGAACCAGCAGGGCATTATGGCGATTGAGGTGGTCATCCGCAACAACAAGGAGCTGATCCGCGGTGTGGACAGAGCCAGAAACGTGACGGTCTCCGCGCTAAAAATCTCGGTTACGGTCGCAAGCGCCCTCTATAACCAAAAAATCGTCCTGAAAAAAATCGAGCTGCTAAACCAGACGACCGATAACCTGATCAGCGGCACTTCAAGAATGCTGAAGGAGCAGGGCGCTGCCATTCATAAGCAGTCTCTGGAAACAAGCATCTCCGCTGACACGCTGAAGCAGGCTTTCTCTGATGTGCTATCGGCGCTAGATTCCATCAGCAGCTACAAGCAGGAAGCCCTCCCCAAAATGCGGGATACCATCAGCCAGTTCCGTGAGCTTGCCGACCAGGGCGAGCAGCAGATCAAGCGGCTGGAAAAAGGCTCCTCTCTCGGCCTGTAA
- a CDS encoding VWA domain-containing protein, translating into MARKGKTFMILAVITAAVFALVYFGITLTANLGKSTGEITAEDADKKLGKLYKEIRVNQAEPLKGQIDLDPADVGEALPDISKFAVSVENTTGNYVEIFSSTEKSGTGNDGWLNEVASAFNEANIMVEGTPSSVKIRNIASGTAADYIRSGKYVPDAYTPSNELWGEMVKAGGIQAELISDRITGNVAGVVTARKKYDELIEKYGAINLKTITDAISANELAMGYTDPFASSTGLNFLVTALGTFDSSDLLGDKAVQGFEKFQANVPFTASTTLQMRDAAKTGMLDAFVLEYQTFVNAADLKSGYVFTPFGVRHDSPLYALGDLPEQKREILRKFADFAGQDKYQQLASEKGFNGLDDYTSELAPVDGSLLTSAQKLWKEKKNGSTPLAAVFVADVSGSMAGEPLNRLKESLLKGQKNLGKDNSIGFVSYSSDVTINLPVGKYDTNQQSMFVGAVNSLQAAGGTATFDGMVVAMKMLQDELAANPGVKPVIFLLSDGETNEGHSLDDIRSLIETYKIPVYTIGYNANIKALESISGINEAASINADTDDVVYKISNLLNVQM; encoded by the coding sequence ATGGCCAGGAAAGGTAAAACGTTTATGATACTGGCGGTCATTACCGCTGCTGTGTTTGCATTAGTCTATTTCGGCATTACCCTGACTGCTAATTTGGGCAAGTCCACCGGAGAAATTACGGCGGAGGATGCAGATAAGAAGCTGGGCAAGCTCTACAAGGAGATTAGGGTCAACCAGGCTGAGCCTTTAAAGGGGCAAATCGATCTGGACCCTGCGGACGTCGGGGAAGCACTGCCTGACATCTCCAAATTCGCGGTTTCTGTGGAGAACACAACCGGTAATTATGTTGAAATCTTCTCCTCCACCGAGAAATCCGGCACAGGGAATGACGGCTGGCTTAATGAAGTGGCATCCGCTTTTAATGAAGCTAATATTATGGTGGAAGGCACACCATCATCGGTTAAAATCCGTAATATCGCCTCCGGTACTGCTGCCGATTACATAAGATCCGGCAAGTATGTCCCGGATGCCTATACCCCGTCCAATGAGCTGTGGGGCGAAATGGTAAAAGCAGGCGGAATCCAGGCTGAGCTTATATCCGACCGGATTACCGGAAATGTTGCAGGTGTGGTGACCGCCCGGAAGAAATACGATGAGCTGATCGAAAAGTACGGCGCTATCAACCTCAAAACCATTACCGACGCTATCTCCGCAAACGAACTGGCGATGGGCTACACGGACCCTTTTGCCAGCTCGACCGGCCTTAACTTCCTGGTTACTGCGCTTGGAACGTTCGACAGCTCGGATCTGCTGGGTGATAAGGCGGTACAGGGCTTTGAGAAATTCCAGGCTAACGTACCTTTTACCGCGTCAACCACCCTGCAAATGCGGGATGCGGCCAAGACCGGTATGCTTGATGCCTTTGTACTGGAATATCAGACCTTTGTTAATGCTGCCGATCTCAAAAGCGGCTACGTCTTCACTCCGTTCGGCGTAAGGCATGACAGTCCGCTTTATGCACTCGGGGATCTGCCGGAGCAGAAGCGTGAGATTCTCCGGAAATTTGCTGATTTTGCCGGTCAGGATAAATATCAGCAGCTGGCGTCTGAGAAAGGCTTCAACGGCCTGGATGATTATACTTCCGAGCTGGCACCGGTTGACGGCTCCCTGCTCACCTCCGCCCAGAAGCTGTGGAAGGAAAAGAAGAACGGCAGCACTCCGCTCGCAGCGGTGTTTGTGGCCGACGTCTCGGGCAGCATGGCCGGCGAGCCGCTGAACCGGCTCAAGGAGTCGCTTTTGAAGGGCCAAAAGAATCTCGGAAAGGACAACAGCATCGGCTTTGTCTCCTACTCCAGTGACGTTACGATCAACCTGCCGGTCGGTAAATACGATACGAATCAGCAGTCTATGTTCGTCGGGGCGGTCAACAGCCTGCAGGCTGCCGGGGGTACGGCTACGTTTGACGGAATGGTGGTCGCGATGAAAATGCTGCAGGATGAGCTGGCTGCCAATCCCGGAGTGAAGCCTGTGATCTTCCTGCTCAGCGACGGGGAGACCAATGAGGGCCATTCCCTTGATGATATCAGAAGTCTTATCGAAACCTACAAAATCCCCGTCTACACGATCGGCTATAACGCCAATATCAAAGCGCTGGAGAGCATTTCCGGCATCAACGAGGCAGCGAGCATCAATGCGGATACGGACGATGTGGTCTACAAAATCAGCAATCTGCTGAACGTTCAAATGTAA